ACCAACTACATCCGTAACACTTACTACAGACATGCCACGGAAGAAGCgcacgtcaacaaacgtaacACACGGGTACCTTTTCCGAATCATTCGCGATGCTCAGCTTGATGCGCAAACTTTCGACCTCCTCCTGCGTCTTGAACAGACGCTTCTCCTGCGTTTGGTTGAGATGGGCCAGGTTACGAATCTCCGACCGTGCCCCAAACAGCTCCTTCGCCGAGACGTTCAGCTGGGCGTCCTTTTCCTGGAAACATCAATCATCAGGGTTCGCTGTAATTCGGCACCGTTTCATCACCAACCCCAGTACACCCCCCTCCCATTACCTTTAGCATCTTGTCCAGCTCCACGTTGCGTTCCTCAAACTTCTTAACCGTACGCTCGAGCGCACCGTTCTTCGTTAGCAGCTGTTCCTTCAACGCTTCGAGTTGCTTCAGGCGATCGAGTGCCAAATTTAGATCCTTGACATTCGCCTCATTCTGCTTCTGGCTCGCTTCCAGCTCCGTCTGAAGGATAGCCACTTTGGATTTGAGAAACCTACACACCCGAAACAAATCATCAACGTCATGTTAATCGTACGCCCGATCGCCACCTACTTGATCAGTCCCTCCGAGCTGATGTTCTTCTTCTCGAGCACCTTCGGTACGACGTCGGCCATGTTTTTGCTGAGATTGCGGGCCGTCGCTGCCGATGTCACCGATTTGCTAGCGATCAGcattccaccaccacctggCGTGCCGGTCCCGCCCGACATCCGCTGCCCATTGCTTACCTTGCGCTCCACCGACACGGTCGTGACCTTCACCAGCTGCAGCTGTTGGTTGGTATTGTTCGCTCGCGTATGCTCTTCCTGTATCGCATCGCACCGTATCTCGGTGAGGGTCGTCAACGTTGAGGCCGGTTCCTGTTCTCGCTGCTGTTCCCGACCACCGTGTGTGTCCTTCTCACCGTCGCGGACCACCGCGAAGATAACAGCCGACGAACGGTCGTCACTTTCCGGCTCCTCGTCCGACCCAGTTCCTGTCCCGGCGCCTCCGCCGGTGGTCGCACCGCTCTCCTTATCCGTCGTATCGATCGATGCACCCAGCTCCGACGATGACGACTCATCGCCCGGTGGTCCCAGGACGGGCACATTGTTCAGCTTCTTCATACCGTGGCGCAACCGGCGCTTCGTTGTCATCCAGCTGACGTTCTCGTTCAGCTCGAACAGACCCCGTGACTTGGCGTTTATTTCTTCGTTCAGCCGGAACAGAACGCGTTCACGCTCGAGTAGCACCGGATCCATTGCCTCTTAATACGCGCTAAATCCAAATAGCGGCACCGAAATCTCTTACAGTATGGTGCCGagaacggcaaacaaaacagcaaagtaAAGCACAATGTCTAAGTTGAACTTTTCTGTCACCCTTTACAGCTTCtgcaccaaataaaaaaacaaccttctcGAAGCAGTGAAGCGCACACTAGATTTCCCCAAGTAGCGTTCTATTGTTCCAGGTTCCaccacacagcaaaaaaagggtcTTTGATTTTCCGTTCTGACGCGTTTCGTTGCACGTTGTGCCGGTGAGTGCACGCCAGCTACGAAAAGTCGTTGTTCGAAAGCGTCCGGCGTCGTCGTCTATGGCGTGCAAGCGTTGCGTTGACAACCGACCGGAAAGCCGGTGGTTGCTTGGTTGCGTATCGATGGAGCGCACTGTCTCTGTGCCACCGTCAACAATCCATTGTTTATGCACGCCAAACAGTACCGGCGACCTGTTGATGGGATTTGTTGGGATGGCGCGTACCCGGCATTCGGTTCCGTTGCGTGACGAGGGTTTGTTGACGTCCGGTACATATTCGGAATGCCAATTGAGGTGATATGTTCCGAAAATTGCTTACCATAGGACGCGTTCCAATTGACGAATGCTAGGGACTAAAAGGTAGTGGTGAAAAGTTTAACCCCAGGGACACACTCCGGTGAGTCATTTGATGTCGAGGAAGTTGTGTACaatttgatacattttatttaatttcgaaTCAGCAATCTTTTAATACAAATTGTAATTAATAGCAGTACCACAATGTGATACatattgaagaatttcttGATTTTAGCTTATATCATCAATATCAgaacaaaatataacaacTTCCATTGGATATCGCGAAGAAAATACTTGAAAACACGTTGAAATACAATACATTTACACCTAAAACACTTGTATTTGTGACGCTTAAAAATCAATGTCGACATTCATACGGTacgttttatttcccatttgaACGACCTTATCAATTCGTTATCTTTGAACCCGCTCTTGTTACTGATTGCACCCCCCAATATAGCTCACCCGAGAAGAAGGTGATTTATTGTGTCTTGTTTGTCAGTTCAAACGACAAGACGGATCGGTGAAAGTGGCATTGATTGCGCACCGGTGTACAGCAGGTGTTGTAAAGATGTACCGATTATCCAACACGATCATTTTGGGGCTATTTACGATCGTTTCGCTAACAGCAGCACAGCTCGAATTGGCGAAGAATTACGTTTGCACGGAAGATTTCTGCGATGTGAGTATACGCAAACGCACACCCCCCACATCAATATAGTTATCTTATCTATTGTGGTACTTCAGAACTATCGCGAAAGCAATGAATGTGACGCACTGAAGACGGCCTGCAGGGCACAGAATGCGACGCATAATGGAATCATCTTTCCGTCGGCAACGCCTTGCTCTTGCTGCAAGACTTGCGTGGAGAATCTGAAGCTCGGCGATGATTGTTCGGTGGGTGGATTGGGCTACCCGGTACCGGCGGGGATCTGTGGTCCTGGGTTGTACTGTAAGGTGGCGGAAGGAGATGAACATCCAACATGTCAACCGAGTAAGTATGTCTTTTGGTGACTTGAAATCAACCCTTGTGAAATACTAAGACATCGTTCGAGTAGTGCTGGAGTCGAGCAAGTGCTATACCGCTCAGAAGAAGTTTGACGATCAACGCCAGGAGGGACTCATTGGACATTTGATGCAGCGACCAGAGTGTGATGGGGATGGCAACTTCCTGCCCGTGCGGTGTATTCCAGGACAGACGTAGGTCGTGGGTGGAATTCTTTCAAGAATTACTGGTAAATCAATTTCTTATAATCTAGATGTTACTGCGTTGATGAGGATGGTAAGCGAATATTCGGAGAAACTATCCACACTGCCAGCATTCAGATTTCAATGCGATGTGGTAAGATTCTAGCGCATAATACTCCCTCAATTGAAAGTAACTTACAATTCTTCACCTGTTGTAGAGTGCTCTCGGTTAGCGGCAAAGGCACGAACGCTACTCAACTCTCAGTATCCAGTGCTTACGTCACGCTGCGACTCGAAAGGCTCTTTCGATCAACTGCAGTGCGTGGACGACATGTGTGTCTGCGTGGACATGCACACCGGTCGTCCAACTTCTGACCTTCGAAACGTTACCCGCGGACTTTCGAGTCTTCCGTGCTGTAAGTTTTAACGCACACCAATGCGCACACCTACAAAATTGCTTATTCTTCTCCGTTCTGGTATCTTCAGTCGATAAACGATTGCACGAAAACACGACCTACCTGAGGGACTGTGAAAATGTGAAGATTTCGCAAATATACGACATCAGCAAGTACGCCACGGAAGACTACAACGTGCTCGAGTTCGATCGTGACATCTGTCAACCGGATGGATACTACGATCGCATTCAGTTGCACCCGACCGGTGGTTACATGTACTGTTCCGACAAGGACGGTGCTCCGATCGATGACTACCGGGCACCGCTAAGTTCACGGCTCGCCGCGACCATGAACTGTAGTAAGTTTTGTGGAGCTTGACCGAGTGCCTGACAGCGACGAGTAACGAATTCACCGTCTTTACAGAGTGTGCGAGGGCGAGGAAGTTGCTGATAGACAGCAAAAGCCTAGAGATCCCGGAGTGCTGTCCGAATGGGAACTACAAACGGTTGGCTTGTCGACGGGGCGAGTGCTACTGTGTGGACGAGGATGGCGGCCAGGTTGGAATCGAGCGACCGGAAAAGGACAAACAGAAGCTACCGTGCTATAACGATGGAGATTACTGTCCCCTGGCTTGAAACGTggcgttgtgttgtttgttgcattttaatCAACGATCCGTGTGCATAGTGACAACAGTTTGGAAGACACGTGTCGAATAGAAGATGGTTGCGATTACGAAACGCCCTGAAGCCGGTCAATAAATAAGTTCACAAAGTTGCAACAAAGTGACGGTTGGCGCATGCTTTGTTGTTGAAACTATCGGTAAACACTAATTTGCATAATGAACTGACCTTGAAATTCTCGATGAAAAACGTGAACCGCATCTCTGCTTCTTACGTTACAACatgtgttaaaaatattatttattacactcTAGGCACTTAACAATGGAATGGCACGTAACACACATAACAAA
This Anopheles marshallii chromosome 3, idAnoMarsDA_429_01, whole genome shotgun sequence DNA region includes the following protein-coding sequences:
- the LOC128714480 gene encoding thyroglobulin-like, translating into MYRLSNTIILGLFTIVSLTAAQLELAKNYVCTEDFCDNYRESNECDALKTACRAQNATHNGIIFPSATPCSCCKTCVENLKLGDDCSVGGLGYPVPAGICGPGLYCKVAEGDEHPTCQPMLESSKCYTAQKKFDDQRQEGLIGHLMQRPECDGDGNFLPVRCIPGQTCYCVDEDGKRIFGETIHTASIQISMRCECSRLAAKARTLLNSQYPVLTSRCDSKGSFDQLQCVDDMCVCVDMHTGRPTSDLRNVTRGLSSLPCFDKRLHENTTYLRDCENVKISQIYDISKYATEDYNVLEFDRDICQPDGYYDRIQLHPTGGYMYCSDKDGAPIDDYRAPLSSRLAATMNCKCARARKLLIDSKSLEIPECCPNGNYKRLACRRGECYCVDEDGGQVGIERPEKDKQKLPCYNDGDYCPLA
- the LOC128714900 gene encoding girdin, producing MDPVLLERERVLFRLNEEINAKSRGLFELNENVSWMTTKRRLRHGMKKLNNVPVLGPPGDESSSSELGASIDTTDKESGATTGGGAGTGTGSDEEPESDDRSSAVIFAVVRDGEKDTHGGREQQREQEPASTLTTLTEIRCDAIQEEHTRANNTNQQLQLVKVTTVSVERKVSNGQRMSGGTGTPGGGGMLIASKSVTSAATARNLSKNMADVVPKVLEKKNISSEGLIKFLKSKVAILQTELEASQKQNEANVKDLNLALDRLKQLEALKEQLLTKNGALERTVKKFEERNVELDKMLKEKDAQLNVSAKELFGARSEIRNLAHLNQTQEKRLFKTQEEVESLRIKLSIANDSEKETRDAARQERLTYEKQIRQLRKQRTEVLADYKKLLLSVDQMKKQQFNQEQSRQINDFEKDYLRHLDEAASPPPVQ